The Roseimicrobium gellanilyticum DNA segment CGCCGAGTTCGAAGTGACCGACCCGGGAACCGGCACTCTCAACACTCAACCCACCGTCGAGTACCAGCGTGGCCCGGACATGGGCGGCGGGGTGGGCGGCCTGCTCTACTCCTTGCGCAGCGGCACCGCGAAGTTCAACCTGAGCAATGGCCGCGGCGACGTGGTGGCCCAAAGCGACAGCTCCGGAGACCTCACCTGGACCGCCAGCTACGAAGCCTACGGCAAGCGCCCCGTGGAAACCGGAGTCAACGCCGACCGCCAGCGCGCCAACACCAAGGAAGAAGACCCAACCGGCCTGCTCAACGAAGGCTTCCGCTACCGCGACCTGGAAACCGGTGTGTGGCTGAGCCGCGACCCCGCAGGGTTTGTTGATGGGCCCAACTTGTATGCGTATGTCAGGCAGAATCCGTGGACGAGTTGGGATCCTGAGGGGCTGCAAACTTTCTTAGCACCTCAGCCACCAATGGTATTGCCTCGTATAGCCCCCGCCCCTTCGATTCCATTTACAAATCCGACTCCGGTTCCGAGGCTGGTACCGGGTCCTTACGTACCCCCTACTGTCCCTACAGTACGAATTGCTCCACCACCTAGTGCATTGATGATGCCTGATGGCGGAACGTCTCCGCAACCACAGCCCCAACCGAACCCAACACAAACACAACAAAAGACAGAGGAAAAGAACGTGCGATACTTGTATCGTGTCATGAAACCAGCCAGCGATGGTTTCCCAGAAAGTGAACCTCCGTTATCTCCTCTCCGAAGAACGGGAGTTCGTGTGCCTGGCGATATTGCTCCTGATGCTGACGGTTCAGCCCAGCCTCTCACCGGAGGTATGTCTGTGGCCCCGGATAGTCCCCGGAATC contains these protein-coding regions:
- a CDS encoding RHS repeat domain-containing protein, which produces SSVHSYAYDYRTRRITRSEPGSNPVAMTFSGGLSVAEFEVTDPGTGTLNTQPTVEYQRGPDMGGGVGGLLYSLRSGTAKFNLSNGRGDVVAQSDSSGDLTWTASYEAYGKRPVETGVNADRQRANTKEEDPTGLLNEGFRYRDLETGVWLSRDPAGFVDGPNLYAYVRQNPWTSWDPEGLQTFLAPQPPMVLPRIAPAPSIPFTNPTPVPRLVPGPYVPPTVPTVRIAPPPSALMMPDGGTSPQPQPQPNPTQTQQKTEEKNVRYLYRVMKPASDGFPESEPPLSPLRRTGVRVPGDIAPDADGSAQPLTGGMSVAPDSPRNLHPTVRPKVLGGHNPKDQLYRIKESDLGPNLRYVPDPPVPGELPHGTVQPTQKVPFEKYEQDLKGTRLKWERVDPNNYIKRIPPEVQAWLT